The Chthonomonadales bacterium genome includes the window TCATCCCCGGCATCGTCGTGGTCAGCAGCGCCGACATCGCGATGACCTGGGCGCCACGCTCCCGCGCCGCCTCCACGAACTTCTCCGGGCTCACGTCCACGCCCAGGTCGATCACCTCGAAGCCGCCCCCCTCCAGCATCGCCGCCACCAGGTTCTTGCCGATGTCGTGCAGGTCGCCCCGCACCGTCCCGATCACCACCTTGCCCGTCGGCTTCGCCCCGGTCTCCGCCAGGCGCGGGCGAATGAACTCCAGCGCACCCTTCATCGCCCGGGCGGCGATCAGCAGCTCGGGAACGAAGTACTCGTTGGCCTCGAAGCGCCGGCCCACTTCGTCCATCGCCGGGATCATGTAGCTGGAGAGCAGGTCCTGCGGGTCCGCGCCCTCCTCCAGCGCCTTCTGGACGAC containing:
- a CDS encoding B12-binding domain-containing protein; the protein is MSDLQPLYVAVLEGDAPTARSVVQKALEEGADPQDLLSSYMIPAMDEVGRRFEANEYFVPELLIAARAMKGALEFIRPRLAETGAKPTGKVVIGTVRGDLHDIGKNLVAAMLEGGGFEVIDLGVDVSPEKFVEAARERGAQVIAMSALLTTTMPGM